One stretch of Dyella jiangningensis DNA includes these proteins:
- a CDS encoding glycosyltransferase family 2 protein, whose protein sequence is MKREPLSVVVITYNNADTLDACLSRVDWADEIVVLDSGSTDDTLAIARRHGARTAVHPFDDYGPQKQRAYDMASHDWILNLDADEMLSPGTREQIEHALTAPRHAGFRLPRRERMFWTVQHRWSWRNGHLRLFDRRRGGMNDVEVHSAVEVRGPVRTLWRADFVNDGDGDIATRVEKINRYTTGMVAYKLRKRQRFTGLRMVFYPPVFFLRQYIGKRYFLNGWAGFIASVTGAFYAFLKYAKLHEAREHAARRSKEDTGNKS, encoded by the coding sequence ATGAAGCGCGAACCGCTGTCCGTAGTGGTGATCACCTACAACAACGCCGATACGCTCGACGCCTGCCTCAGCCGGGTGGACTGGGCGGACGAGATCGTCGTGCTCGATTCGGGCTCCACCGACGACACGCTGGCCATCGCCCGCAGGCACGGCGCTCGTACGGCCGTCCATCCGTTCGATGATTACGGGCCGCAGAAGCAGCGCGCCTACGACATGGCGAGCCACGACTGGATCCTCAACCTCGACGCCGACGAGATGCTCTCGCCGGGCACGCGCGAGCAGATCGAGCACGCATTGACCGCACCACGCCATGCCGGCTTCCGCCTGCCGCGGCGCGAACGCATGTTCTGGACCGTGCAGCACCGCTGGAGCTGGCGCAATGGCCACCTGCGCCTGTTCGATCGGCGGCGCGGCGGCATGAACGACGTGGAAGTGCACTCCGCCGTGGAAGTGCGCGGCCCGGTAAGGACCTTGTGGCGCGCGGACTTCGTCAACGACGGCGACGGCGACATCGCGACCCGGGTGGAGAAGATCAACCGCTATACCACCGGCATGGTGGCGTACAAGCTGCGCAAGCGGCAGCGCTTCACCGGCCTGCGCATGGTGTTCTATCCGCCGGTGTTCTTCCTGCGCCAGTACATCGGCAAGCGCTACTTCCTCAATGGCTGGGCCGGCTTCATCGCCAGCGTCACCGGCGCGTTCTACGCCTTTCTCAAGTACGCGAAGCTGCACGAGGCGCGTGAGCACGCGGCGCGTCGTTCGAAAGAGGATACCGGCAACAAGTCGTGA
- a CDS encoding YceI family protein gives MRALRYLVLAGLLGAAVTAQAAPVTYKLDPGHTFVLFSWNHFGFSNPTANLGLGEGTLVFDEKDPAKSSVDVTLPLADLDTHVSKLDEHLKKPDFLDADKYPTITFKSTKVQAVGGNKYKVTGDLTVHGVTKPVVLDATLNKSGEHPMLKVPTVGFDAVTTLKRSDFGVGAYVPNVSDELKVRITTEASVPKADAAK, from the coding sequence ATGCGTGCACTTCGTTACCTCGTTCTCGCCGGCCTGCTCGGCGCTGCCGTCACCGCCCAGGCGGCCCCGGTCACCTACAAGCTCGACCCGGGCCACACCTTCGTGCTCTTCAGCTGGAACCATTTCGGTTTCTCCAACCCGACCGCGAACCTCGGCCTGGGCGAAGGCACCCTGGTGTTCGACGAGAAGGATCCGGCCAAGTCGTCGGTGGACGTGACGCTGCCGCTGGCCGACCTGGACACGCACGTGTCCAAGCTGGACGAGCACCTGAAGAAGCCTGACTTCCTCGACGCCGACAAGTACCCGACCATCACCTTCAAGAGCACCAAGGTGCAGGCCGTGGGCGGCAACAAGTACAAGGTGACCGGCGACCTCACCGTGCACGGCGTGACCAAGCCGGTGGTGCTCGATGCCACGCTCAACAAGAGCGGCGAGCATCCGATGCTGAAGGTGCCGACCGTGGGCTTCGACGCCGTGACCACGCTGAAGCGTTCCGACTTCGGCGTGGGCGCGTACGTGCCCAACGTGAGCGATGAACTCAAGGTGCGCATCACCACCGAAGCCTCGGTGCCGAAGGCCGACGCCGCCAAGTAA
- a CDS encoding TolC family outer membrane protein, with the protein MRLKLLTLALALSALPLAGHSEDLLDAYREARANDPVLSQAEATRLATGEGVNQARAVMLPQLNGTFSLTQQSTGSNLANGTIQGQGHSRTRALSATLDQSIVDLSQWANLSAAHSQASAQDSTYEASLQNLYVRVTTAYFSVLTSQDALVFAKANEDAYKEAYDQADQRFKVGLSAVTDVYQAKSYYELAKAQTIAAQNTLNDAKEALTQITGKPVTDLKKLREDLPLTPPNPSDPDAWVQSALKTNATIQAGQYNVQAAEHTIDAARAGHLPTLSASVSRGKDTTWLENGSSNVRGNGDYGTTVGLQVNIPIFSGGATQSKVRQSIYQRDEAQDSLESTRRQVVRDTLNFYRSVLAGISQVEANKASVDSGQKALEATRAGFDVGTQTMLNVLNAIQTLTQAESSYSQSRHQLVLDQLQLKQSAGSIDLKDMEMVNAMLQ; encoded by the coding sequence ATGCGCTTGAAGCTTCTGACCCTTGCCCTGGCCCTGTCGGCGCTCCCGCTGGCCGGCCACAGCGAGGACTTGCTGGATGCATACCGAGAAGCCCGCGCCAATGATCCGGTGCTGTCGCAGGCGGAAGCTACCCGCCTGGCCACCGGTGAAGGCGTCAACCAGGCGCGTGCGGTCATGCTGCCTCAGCTCAACGGCACCTTCAGCCTGACCCAGCAGTCCACCGGCAGCAACCTGGCCAACGGCACCATCCAGGGCCAGGGCCACTCGCGCACCCGCGCGCTGTCCGCCACGCTGGACCAGTCGATCGTCGACCTGAGCCAGTGGGCCAACCTGTCGGCGGCCCACTCGCAGGCGTCGGCGCAGGACTCGACCTACGAAGCGTCGCTGCAGAACCTCTACGTGCGCGTCACCACGGCCTACTTCAGCGTGCTGACCAGCCAGGACGCGCTGGTGTTCGCCAAGGCCAACGAAGATGCCTACAAGGAGGCCTATGACCAGGCCGACCAGCGCTTCAAGGTGGGCCTGTCCGCGGTGACCGACGTGTACCAGGCCAAGTCGTATTACGAGCTGGCCAAGGCGCAGACCATCGCTGCCCAGAATACGCTCAACGACGCCAAGGAAGCGCTCACCCAGATCACCGGCAAGCCGGTGACCGACCTCAAGAAGCTGCGCGAAGACCTTCCGCTGACGCCGCCGAACCCGTCCGATCCGGACGCCTGGGTGCAGTCCGCGCTGAAGACCAACGCCACGATCCAGGCCGGCCAGTACAACGTGCAGGCCGCCGAGCACACCATCGACGCGGCGCGCGCAGGCCACCTGCCGACGCTGAGCGCCTCGGTGTCGCGCGGCAAGGACACTACCTGGCTTGAGAACGGCAGCTCCAACGTGCGCGGCAACGGTGACTACGGCACCACGGTCGGCCTGCAGGTGAACATCCCGATCTTCTCGGGTGGCGCCACGCAGTCCAAGGTGCGCCAGTCGATCTACCAGCGCGACGAGGCCCAGGATTCACTGGAGTCGACCCGTCGCCAGGTCGTGCGCGACACGCTGAACTTCTACCGCTCGGTGCTCGCCGGCATCAGCCAGGTGGAAGCCAACAAGGCATCGGTGGATTCGGGCCAGAAGGCACTGGAAGCCACCCGCGCCGGCTTCGACGTGGGCACCCAGACCATGCTGAACGTGCTCAATGCGATTCAGACCCTGACCCAAGCCGAGAGCAGCTACTCGCAGTCGCGCCACCAGCTGGTGCTCGACCAGCTGCAGCTCAAGCAGTCGGCCGGCTCGATCGACCTGAAGGACATGGAGATGGTCAACGCGATGCTGCAGTAA
- the waaA gene encoding lipid IV(A) 3-deoxy-D-manno-octulosonic acid transferase produces MLYLYTLAMYLVTPIIVLRLLARGVRYRDYHKRWRERFGFFEAPGFAGSLWVHAVSVGEVNAAEPLIKALRNDYPNAPLVVTTVTPTGSERVRQLFGDSVFHVYLPYDLPFAVTRFMRRVRPRLAIIVETEIWPNLYFACRNRGIPLMIVNARLSERSLRGYKPMGSLVARALGCVSQIAAQSRTDAARYRELGADPEKIVVTGNLKFDMPVPYDAELKGDELRHQWGRLRPAWIAGSTHEGEELPVLEAHLEVLTRWPDALLLIAPRHPERFKLVENSARSLGFTVGTRSADRVPSASHQVFVIDAMGELMPFYAASDLAFVGGSLVPIGGHNVLEPAALSTPVLVGPHTFNFEEITLTLIQEGGATRVSSAEELGAHVLQLLRDEPRRDRMGMVARIVFDSERGAVKRVMGMIDRLLQE; encoded by the coding sequence TTGCTCTACCTCTATACCCTCGCGATGTACCTGGTGACGCCGATCATCGTGCTGCGGCTGCTGGCGCGTGGCGTGCGTTACCGCGATTACCACAAGCGCTGGCGCGAGCGCTTCGGCTTCTTCGAGGCGCCGGGTTTTGCCGGCAGCCTGTGGGTACACGCGGTATCGGTCGGCGAGGTCAATGCCGCCGAGCCGCTGATCAAGGCGCTGCGCAACGATTATCCGAACGCGCCGCTGGTGGTCACCACGGTGACGCCGACCGGCTCCGAGCGCGTGCGCCAGCTGTTCGGCGACAGCGTGTTCCACGTCTATCTTCCCTACGACCTGCCGTTCGCGGTGACGCGCTTCATGCGCCGCGTGCGTCCGCGCCTGGCGATCATCGTGGAGACGGAGATCTGGCCGAATCTCTACTTCGCCTGCCGCAATCGCGGCATCCCGTTGATGATCGTGAACGCGCGCCTGTCGGAGCGTTCGCTGCGCGGCTACAAGCCGATGGGCAGCCTGGTGGCGCGCGCGCTCGGTTGCGTCAGCCAGATCGCCGCGCAGTCGCGCACCGACGCCGCACGCTATCGCGAGCTCGGCGCCGATCCCGAGAAGATCGTGGTGACCGGCAACCTCAAGTTCGACATGCCGGTGCCCTACGACGCCGAGCTCAAGGGCGACGAGCTGCGTCACCAGTGGGGCCGCCTGCGTCCCGCATGGATCGCCGGCAGCACGCACGAAGGCGAGGAACTGCCTGTGCTGGAGGCGCATCTGGAGGTGCTCACGCGCTGGCCCGATGCCTTGCTGTTGATCGCGCCGCGTCACCCCGAGCGCTTCAAGCTGGTCGAAAACTCGGCGCGCAGCCTCGGCTTCACCGTGGGCACGCGCAGTGCTGACCGCGTGCCTTCGGCGTCGCACCAGGTGTTCGTGATCGACGCGATGGGTGAGCTGATGCCGTTCTATGCGGCCTCGGACCTGGCCTTTGTCGGCGGCAGCCTGGTTCCGATCGGCGGCCACAATGTGCTGGAGCCGGCGGCGCTGTCCACGCCGGTGCTGGTCGGGCCGCACACGTTCAATTTCGAGGAAATCACTCTCACGCTGATCCAGGAAGGCGGCGCCACCCGGGTGAGCAGCGCCGAGGAACTTGGTGCGCATGTGCTGCAGCTGCTGCGCGACGAACCGCGCCGCGACCGCATGGGCATGGTGGCTCGCATCGTGTTCGACAGCGAGCGTGGCGCGGTGAAGCGCGTGATGGGGATGATCGACCGTCTGCTGCAGGAATAG
- a CDS encoding zinc-finger domain-containing protein yields MSPSPAAAPLIPANAENRYEVTRADLPLSCPMPGMALWNSHPKVYLPVVEDGGESTCPYCGAHYVLRD; encoded by the coding sequence ATGTCGCCTTCCCCTGCGGCTGCCCCGCTGATCCCCGCGAATGCCGAAAATCGTTACGAAGTGACGCGCGCGGACCTTCCGCTGTCCTGTCCGATGCCCGGCATGGCGCTGTGGAACTCCCATCCGAAGGTCTACCTGCCGGTCGTTGAAGACGGCGGCGAGTCGACTTGTCCTTATTGCGGCGCGCATTACGTGCTGCGGGACTGA
- a CDS encoding glycosyltransferase, translated as MSAVATPARSLTVVQLIPALQSGGAERSALEIARALVAAGHQSVVISAGGRLVSQLEAEGSRHITLDIGRKSLGTFMKVGALRRVLRELKPDIVHARSRLPAWVGWWAIKGLKPSPHFVTTVHGLNTPGRYSSILLRGERVIAVSQTLRDYMLSHYTWLEPSRVRVIPRGIDPDAFPYGHRPDDGWHKAFFAEFPALVGAPLLTLPGRGTRLKGHHDAIELVAELKRRGIDVRLLLLGVIEPGREAYVAELREMIHSRGLDSQVVLTPPRADVRDIYAISSLVLQLSNKPESFGRTVIEALSLCRPVLGYAHGGVGELLAELYPAGRVPPSDQERLVERAAELLRVAPPIPMLQSYRLSDMQQATLALYDELTAA; from the coding sequence ATGTCAGCAGTCGCCACGCCAGCGAGGTCCCTGACCGTCGTTCAGCTGATACCCGCCCTGCAATCGGGCGGCGCTGAGCGTTCCGCGCTGGAAATCGCGCGTGCGCTGGTGGCGGCCGGTCATCAGTCCGTGGTGATTTCCGCCGGCGGCCGCCTGGTGTCGCAGCTGGAGGCCGAAGGCAGCCGCCACATCACGCTGGACATCGGCCGCAAGTCGCTGGGCACGTTCATGAAAGTGGGCGCGCTGCGCCGGGTGCTGCGCGAGCTCAAGCCCGATATCGTGCACGCCCGCTCGCGCCTGCCGGCCTGGGTGGGCTGGTGGGCGATCAAGGGCCTGAAGCCTTCGCCGCATTTCGTGACCACGGTGCACGGGCTCAATACGCCCGGACGCTACAGCTCCATCCTGCTGCGCGGCGAACGAGTGATCGCGGTCTCGCAGACCCTGCGCGATTACATGCTGAGCCACTACACCTGGCTGGAGCCGTCGCGCGTACGCGTCATCCCGCGCGGCATCGACCCGGACGCCTTCCCGTACGGTCACCGTCCCGATGACGGCTGGCACAAGGCCTTCTTTGCCGAATTTCCCGCCCTGGTGGGCGCGCCGCTGCTGACCCTGCCCGGTCGCGGCACGCGGTTGAAGGGTCACCACGACGCCATCGAGCTGGTGGCGGAGCTCAAGCGCCGCGGCATCGACGTGCGCCTCCTGCTGCTCGGCGTGATCGAGCCGGGTCGCGAGGCTTACGTGGCGGAACTGCGTGAGATGATCCACAGCCGCGGGCTGGATTCGCAGGTCGTGCTCACGCCGCCGCGTGCGGACGTGCGCGACATCTACGCCATTTCCTCGCTGGTGCTGCAGCTGTCGAACAAGCCCGAGTCGTTCGGCCGTACGGTCATCGAGGCGCTGTCGCTGTGCCGGCCGGTGCTGGGCTACGCGCACGGCGGCGTGGGTGAGCTGCTGGCGGAGCTGTACCCCGCCGGCCGCGTGCCGCCATCGGACCAGGAGCGACTGGTGGAGCGCGCCGCCGAGCTGCTGCGCGTGGCGCCGCCCATTCCCATGCTGCAGAGCTATCGCCTCAGCGACATGCAGCAGGCCACCCTGGCCCTCTACGACGAACTCACCGCGGCCTGA
- a CDS encoding O-antigen ligase family protein, with product MSSFTASLKAALRSPLLPFWLVIALLPFGRSSELGTFLCLIGTVLLFARHPSALHEHAGARLLLWLLAAYVGAALLSAVDSLAPGKSWTTVAALLRYVPLGLYACFAIRRVEKLDALYVAVAAVVAFWALDAWMQALTGWSLAGRAEPERISGIFGAANLKLGPTLSVLSPFALWAARQRWGIKGLLIAFLLLLGPVLMSGSRASWLCYLLVGVGYAWHVVRSPGRFLVVACAGLAVLLAAGGVAWKTSGRFHERMDRTLQAVHGTGESFDWATSGRLDIWRTSIAMFEGHPINGVGVRAYRNAYPRYAPPNDHFVVSEEACGVGEGACHAHQWVLEVLTETGVLGLLCWLAAIMLATRAWRHVGAAARERAFPATLALAVMLFPLNTHLAFYSAWWGLLFAWLLGLWCAALYVVPRCDEAKA from the coding sequence ATGAGTTCATTCACCGCTTCCCTGAAGGCTGCCCTGCGTTCACCCCTGCTGCCGTTCTGGCTGGTGATCGCCCTGTTGCCGTTCGGGCGCAGCTCGGAACTGGGCACCTTCCTCTGCCTGATCGGCACGGTGCTGTTGTTCGCCCGGCATCCTTCCGCATTGCACGAGCATGCGGGCGCACGACTGCTGCTGTGGCTGCTCGCCGCCTATGTCGGTGCGGCGCTGTTGTCGGCGGTGGATTCGCTGGCGCCCGGCAAGAGCTGGACGACTGTCGCGGCCTTGCTGCGCTACGTGCCACTGGGTCTCTACGCATGCTTCGCGATCCGTCGCGTGGAAAAGCTCGATGCGTTGTATGTCGCCGTCGCTGCCGTCGTGGCGTTCTGGGCGTTGGATGCCTGGATGCAGGCATTGACCGGCTGGAGTCTGGCGGGGCGTGCGGAGCCCGAGCGCATCTCCGGCATCTTCGGCGCCGCCAACCTCAAGCTCGGTCCGACCTTGTCGGTGTTATCGCCGTTCGCGCTGTGGGCCGCGCGTCAGCGGTGGGGCATCAAGGGGCTGCTGATCGCGTTCCTGTTGCTGCTGGGGCCGGTGCTGATGTCGGGCTCGCGCGCCTCCTGGCTGTGCTATCTGCTGGTAGGCGTGGGCTATGCCTGGCATGTCGTCCGGTCGCCAGGACGCTTCCTTGTGGTGGCTTGCGCCGGCCTCGCCGTGTTGCTGGCCGCCGGCGGCGTGGCGTGGAAAACCTCCGGGCGTTTCCACGAGCGCATGGATCGCACGCTGCAGGCGGTGCATGGCACCGGCGAGTCGTTCGATTGGGCCACCAGTGGCCGCCTGGACATCTGGCGCACCAGCATCGCGATGTTCGAAGGCCATCCGATCAACGGCGTCGGCGTGCGCGCTTACCGCAACGCGTACCCGCGGTACGCGCCGCCCAATGATCACTTCGTCGTGAGCGAAGAAGCCTGCGGGGTGGGCGAGGGTGCCTGCCATGCGCACCAATGGGTGCTGGAAGTGCTGACCGAAACCGGCGTGCTGGGCCTGCTGTGCTGGCTCGCGGCGATCATGCTGGCGACAAGGGCCTGGCGGCATGTCGGCGCCGCCGCGCGGGAGCGTGCCTTCCCGGCGACGCTCGCGCTGGCCGTGATGCTGTTTCCGCTCAATACGCACCTGGCCTTCTATTCGGCCTGGTGGGGTTTGCTGTTCGCCTGGCTGCTGGGCCTGTGGTGCGCGGCCCTGTACGTCGTTCCGCGCTGCGACGAGGCGAAGGCATGA
- a CDS encoding TetR/AcrR family transcriptional regulator, with protein sequence MSTIPQTKPQGPGRPKDMEKRAAILEAAKALFIRNAFAGTSMDAVAAEAGVSKLTVYSHFGDKDNLFREVIRARIQDILPEDTYQYVASEDIRVTLERIALHHVRLDCDVQNVGTFRAILSDCRQGNPRYGRLLWEEGPERGHALMKRLLQQAVDDGKLDIANVSRAAGQFTSLIKGEMLLRRMFGCEECAQSYAVELEQTARDGVDMFLRAYLPR encoded by the coding sequence ATGAGCACGATCCCGCAGACCAAGCCCCAGGGACCTGGCCGTCCCAAGGACATGGAAAAGCGCGCGGCGATCCTGGAGGCCGCGAAGGCCCTGTTCATCCGCAATGCCTTCGCGGGCACCAGCATGGATGCCGTGGCCGCCGAGGCAGGCGTTTCCAAGCTCACCGTCTACAGCCACTTCGGCGACAAGGACAACCTGTTCCGCGAGGTCATCCGCGCGCGCATCCAGGACATCCTCCCCGAAGACACCTACCAATACGTCGCCAGCGAAGACATCCGCGTGACGCTGGAACGCATTGCCCTGCATCACGTGCGCCTGGACTGCGACGTGCAGAACGTCGGCACCTTCCGCGCCATCCTCAGCGACTGCCGCCAAGGCAACCCGCGCTATGGCCGGCTGCTGTGGGAGGAGGGTCCGGAGCGTGGCCATGCGTTGATGAAACGCCTGCTGCAACAGGCGGTTGACGACGGCAAGCTGGATATCGCCAACGTCTCGCGCGCCGCCGGCCAGTTCACCTCCCTGATCAAGGGTGAAATGCTTCTGCGCCGCATGTTCGGCTGCGAAGAGTGCGCCCAGTCCTACGCCGTCGAGCTGGAACAGACCGCCCGTGACGGCGTGGACATGTTCCTGCGCGCCTACCTGCCGCGCTGA
- the lpxL gene encoding LpxL/LpxP family Kdo(2)-lipid IV(A) lauroyl/palmitoleoyl acyltransferase, giving the protein MPGMSRPSFTRSLLAPQHWPGWLGVGVVWLIARLPRPWLMGLGRFLGQLVQRVPSPRRHIAEVNIALCFPELSKAEQAGLVNAHLRDIGLMMVEFALGWMGSERAIADVPVTVEGLEHLEAARSQGKGVLLVGGHFSHLELCARLVSQRIRISGMYRKMDSAAFEWAVLRARLDYAEAMFDKDDIRGTVKYLRGGGTLWYAPDQDMRSKDNVFVPFFGIPAATITATHHLARLSGALVMPFFHRRLPGNAGYVLRLGAPLENFPSRDPLEDTARVNVAIEDMVRAAPEQYLWVHKRFKTRPEGSVSVY; this is encoded by the coding sequence ATGCCTGGCATGTCCCGCCCCTCTTTCACGCGTTCCCTGCTCGCGCCTCAGCACTGGCCAGGCTGGCTCGGCGTCGGCGTGGTGTGGCTCATTGCCCGCCTGCCCCGGCCCTGGCTGATGGGCCTCGGCCGATTCCTCGGCCAGCTGGTGCAACGCGTGCCATCGCCGCGCCGGCATATCGCCGAGGTGAACATCGCGCTGTGCTTTCCGGAATTGTCGAAAGCCGAGCAGGCCGGGCTGGTGAACGCGCATCTGCGCGACATCGGTCTGATGATGGTGGAGTTCGCGCTCGGCTGGATGGGCAGCGAACGCGCCATCGCCGACGTGCCCGTCACCGTCGAGGGCCTGGAGCATCTGGAAGCGGCGCGCTCGCAGGGCAAGGGCGTGCTGCTGGTGGGCGGGCACTTCTCGCACCTGGAACTATGTGCGCGGCTCGTGTCGCAGCGCATCCGCATTTCCGGCATGTATCGCAAGATGGATTCGGCGGCGTTCGAATGGGCCGTGCTGCGCGCGCGACTGGATTACGCCGAAGCGATGTTCGACAAGGACGACATCCGCGGTACGGTGAAGTACCTGCGCGGCGGCGGCACGCTCTGGTATGCGCCCGACCAGGACATGCGCAGCAAGGACAACGTGTTCGTGCCGTTCTTCGGCATACCGGCGGCGACCATCACCGCCACGCATCACCTGGCCCGGCTTTCCGGCGCGCTGGTGATGCCGTTCTTCCATCGTCGTCTTCCGGGCAACGCCGGCTATGTGCTGCGGCTCGGTGCGCCGCTGGAAAATTTCCCCAGTCGCGATCCGCTCGAAGACACCGCACGCGTCAACGTCGCGATCGAGGACATGGTGCGCGCGGCGCCCGAGCAGTATCTGTGGGTCCACAAGCGCTTCAAGACGCGGCCGGAAGGAAGTGTTTCGGTCTACTGA
- a CDS encoding protein-L-isoaspartate O-methyltransferase family protein, producing MAMNFDQARVNMVENQVRPWEVLDARVLDVLGSVRREDFVAAEHRQLAFADLALPLGHGEVMMKPVVEGRVLQALELLPTDQVLEIGTGSGFLTACLAKLSAGVTSVDIHADFIAAAGERLAHAGIANVKLEVGEAVSAWQPNGVFDAVVVTGAVSQIPQRFLSWLKPGGRLLVVRGESPVQQVLLLTHEGNGRYREESLFETDLPYLKHAEPPRRFVF from the coding sequence ATGGCAATGAACTTCGATCAGGCGCGGGTCAACATGGTGGAAAACCAGGTGCGCCCCTGGGAGGTGCTGGATGCACGCGTGCTCGACGTGCTCGGCAGCGTGCGCCGCGAGGATTTCGTTGCCGCCGAGCATCGCCAGCTTGCCTTCGCCGACCTCGCCCTTCCGCTGGGCCACGGCGAAGTGATGATGAAGCCGGTGGTCGAGGGTCGCGTGCTGCAGGCGCTGGAACTGCTGCCGACCGACCAGGTGCTGGAAATCGGCACGGGTTCGGGTTTCCTCACGGCCTGCCTCGCCAAGCTGTCGGCGGGCGTCACCAGCGTGGACATCCATGCCGACTTCATCGCCGCCGCGGGTGAGCGCCTTGCGCACGCCGGCATCGCCAACGTGAAGCTCGAAGTGGGTGAAGCCGTGTCGGCATGGCAGCCGAACGGCGTGTTCGATGCGGTGGTGGTGACCGGTGCGGTTTCCCAGATTCCGCAGCGTTTCCTGTCCTGGCTCAAGCCCGGTGGCCGCCTGTTGGTGGTCCGTGGCGAGTCGCCGGTGCAGCAGGTGCTGCTGCTTACCCATGAAGGCAACGGCCGCTACCGCGAAGAGTCGCTGTTCGAAACCGACCTGCCGTACCTGAAGCACGCCGAACCGCCGCGTCGCTTCGTTTTCTGA
- a CDS encoding malonic semialdehyde reductase yields the protein MSEMLSEAALDQLFRSARTFNAWLPKEVSDQQLHELYELAKFGPTSANSSPMRVVFVKSKEAKATLSPFLSEGNRAKTMAAPVTAIVATDHEFYEKLPQLFPHADARSWFAGNQPLIDTTAFRNGSLQGAYLIMAARSIGLDCGPMSGFDNAGVDAAFFAGTTIKSNFLINIGYGDASRDLFPRSPRLSFDEACRIA from the coding sequence ATGAGCGAGATGCTTTCCGAGGCCGCCCTCGACCAGTTGTTCCGCAGCGCACGCACCTTCAACGCGTGGTTGCCGAAAGAGGTGAGCGACCAGCAGCTGCACGAGCTCTACGAGCTGGCCAAGTTCGGCCCGACCAGCGCCAACTCCTCGCCGATGCGCGTGGTATTCGTGAAGTCGAAGGAGGCCAAGGCAACGCTGTCGCCATTCCTCTCCGAGGGCAATCGCGCCAAGACCATGGCCGCGCCGGTCACCGCCATCGTGGCGACCGACCACGAGTTCTACGAAAAGCTGCCGCAGCTGTTTCCGCATGCCGATGCGCGCAGCTGGTTCGCCGGCAACCAGCCGCTGATCGACACCACCGCGTTCCGCAACGGCTCGCTGCAGGGTGCGTACCTGATCATGGCGGCGCGTTCGATCGGCCTGGATTGCGGCCCGATGTCGGGTTTCGACAATGCCGGCGTGGATGCGGCCTTCTTTGCCGGCACCACCATCAAGTCCAACTTCCTGATCAACATCGGCTACGGCGACGCCAGCCGTGACCTGTTCCCGCGCAGCCCGCGTCTCAGCTTCGACGAGGCCTGCCGCATCGCCTGA